The Streptomyces sp. NBC_00344 genome includes a window with the following:
- a CDS encoding DUF6578 domain-containing protein: MTVWRVMYDDWAMECCGTPFSVGDEVVWDVARDTGGCPGGDDGTGVLRVATHGTGAPVVDRLAGRVRSIQVVTEGFAVSPEDGGYRRVPGERSLRQVTTCPKRFARGPAEGGRRSEETGVLVELDTSGG, from the coding sequence ATGACCGTATGGCGGGTGATGTACGACGACTGGGCGATGGAGTGCTGCGGCACACCGTTCTCGGTAGGGGACGAAGTGGTGTGGGACGTGGCTCGGGACACCGGAGGGTGCCCGGGTGGTGATGACGGGACAGGAGTGCTGCGCGTCGCGACCCACGGCACCGGTGCTCCCGTGGTCGACCGGCTCGCCGGGCGGGTGCGGTCCATCCAGGTGGTGACCGAGGGCTTCGCCGTCTCGCCGGAGGACGGGGGATACCGGCGGGTGCCGGGTGAGAGGTCGCTGCGGCAGGTGACGACCTGCCCCAAGCGGTTTGCCCGGGGGCCGGCCGAAGGCGGCCGGCGCAGTGAGGAGACCGGCGTTCTCGTCGAGCTGGACACGTCGGGCGGCTGA
- a CDS encoding TetR/AcrR family transcriptional regulator has protein sequence MIATEQRNQPKEQRRGRPRSEAVERLIADTVVKLLEEGAPLADLSIERIARTAGVGKATIYRRWKGKEELFLDVLKAVEPTDPELPGTSVRDDLIAMLEALRQRGLAKRSSALLHNVFAQMQNYPKLWAAYHDTVVEGRRRTGLAVVRRGMDEGVIRSDLDAELVNDLFVGPVLLRAVLRPDGPLEEDLAEHVVDAVLKGLAPSRPAGQPG, from the coding sequence GTGATCGCGACGGAACAGCGGAACCAACCGAAGGAGCAGCGGCGCGGCCGGCCGCGCTCCGAGGCTGTCGAGCGGTTGATCGCCGACACCGTGGTGAAACTGCTGGAGGAGGGCGCCCCGCTCGCCGACCTCTCGATCGAGCGCATCGCCCGGACCGCGGGCGTCGGCAAGGCGACCATCTACCGCCGCTGGAAGGGCAAGGAGGAACTCTTCCTCGACGTGCTGAAAGCGGTCGAGCCGACCGATCCGGAGCTGCCCGGCACATCGGTGCGCGACGACCTCATAGCCATGCTCGAAGCGCTCCGCCAACGCGGCCTGGCCAAGCGGTCGTCGGCCCTGCTCCACAACGTCTTCGCGCAGATGCAGAACTACCCGAAGCTCTGGGCCGCCTATCACGACACCGTCGTCGAGGGCCGGCGCCGCACGGGTCTCGCGGTCGTCCGCAGGGGTATGGACGAGGGGGTTATCCGGTCCGACCTGGACGCCGAACTGGTCAATGACCTCTTCGTCGGACCTGTGCTGCTGCGCGCGGTGCTGCGACCGGACGGCCCGCTGGAAGAGGATCTCGCCGAACACGTCGTGGACGCCGTGCTGAAGGGGCTCGCACCGTCCCGGCCTGCGGGGCAGCCCGGCTGA
- a CDS encoding AfsR/SARP family transcriptional regulator translates to MRYRILSTTQALRDDGTAVALGGARLRALLTVLALRAGRTVQTGVMVDEVWDGEPPADATGALQALVARLRRALGHGAIASVDGGYRLSAESDDIDLYRFERLAGEGARALDEGDPAKAAALLDDALALWRGPVLADLPSRTAEAARWEARRLDARRSALAAALALGRADEALPELAALCGDHPIDEPLQALRIRALRDAGRTAQALAAYEEVRRRLVELLGADPGPELQALHAELLDPVLAGTWRSAVAPAAGTHSPALHRSADDGRTPGNLRARLTSFVGRERDIGALCDDLGRARLVTLLGPGGAGKTRLSQEAAEAAAASWPDGVWLAELAPVEDPSTVPEAVLTAVGARHTVLRGAGAEEIRAADRKSDDPLARLVEHCGRRRLLLLLDNCEHLIEAAATLAAELLARCPGLTILATSREPLGVPGELVRPLEPLNQPSALQLFAERGAAARPGFRVEDDPAAAAEICRRLDGLPLAIELAAARLRMLGPRQIADRLDDRFRLLTGGARTTLPRQQTLRAVVDWSWDLLDEGERAVLRRLSVFAGGCDLPATEAVCGPEALDLLGSLVDKSLVVAAPSEEGEMRYRLLETVGEYAGERLDEAGDRAEAERRHLVHYRELVRLADLELRGPGQRAAIDRLVREYENLRTALRHAVAIGDEQEVLIMIHALSWFWMMRDLRSDSRHWAAAVCELGPDPFEPPVRPAPPVYERCTDAPPPMAPDLLEEARRGARLIALASADLDHTDWTSPETLERLRRIAAVYRPGLPQTCRTPGSLWFFAVMITGDESRLKIMLDATVQACRDYGYVWELAVALQLRANVLANRVDWAGDAAVDADEALDIFTRIGDAWGAAEALSARGEARERQGDLAGAADDYRVAFGHAEQLGAQAQVMVLRARYAGVLVENGRGEEGEEILRTMLAEQSEPVEEGWPVARLHLAMWLGRTGRTAEARTQLELLLDKFNNGPLAMFQGFVLGLTAWLDNEEARYGEAFGRARQALAHTSDPLSRMVAPHMEAVHLMVMAWALAGPGDTGAARDAARLLAVAEATLPGRHYLTSIERRCRDEARATSVAVLGDEAFDAAYAEGGGLTVEEATALVERRDR, encoded by the coding sequence GTGCGCTACCGGATCCTCTCCACCACCCAGGCCCTCCGTGACGACGGCACCGCTGTCGCCCTCGGCGGAGCGCGGCTCCGCGCGCTGCTGACCGTACTGGCGCTGCGGGCCGGCCGGACGGTCCAGACCGGCGTCATGGTCGACGAGGTGTGGGACGGGGAGCCGCCCGCCGACGCCACCGGCGCGCTACAGGCGCTGGTCGCCCGGCTGCGGCGGGCCCTGGGCCACGGCGCGATCGCCTCGGTGGACGGCGGCTACCGGCTCAGCGCGGAGTCCGACGACATCGATCTGTACCGCTTCGAGCGGCTGGCGGGGGAGGGGGCCAGGGCGCTGGACGAGGGCGATCCGGCGAAGGCAGCGGCCCTGCTCGACGACGCGCTGGCCCTCTGGCGGGGACCGGTGCTCGCCGACCTGCCCAGCCGCACCGCGGAAGCGGCCCGCTGGGAGGCCCGGCGGCTGGACGCACGCAGGAGCGCGCTGGCCGCGGCGCTCGCCCTGGGACGGGCCGATGAGGCACTGCCGGAGCTCGCCGCCCTCTGCGGCGACCATCCCATCGACGAGCCGTTGCAGGCCCTGCGGATCCGGGCACTGCGTGACGCCGGGCGGACGGCGCAGGCGCTGGCGGCCTACGAAGAGGTGCGGCGACGCCTCGTCGAACTGCTCGGCGCCGATCCCGGCCCCGAACTGCAGGCGCTGCATGCGGAGTTGCTCGATCCGGTGCTGGCCGGGACGTGGCGGAGCGCGGTCGCGCCGGCCGCCGGGACGCACAGCCCGGCGCTCCACCGCTCAGCCGACGACGGCCGCACTCCGGGGAACCTGCGTGCCCGGCTCACCAGTTTCGTGGGGCGCGAACGCGATATCGGGGCGCTGTGCGACGATCTCGGGCGGGCCCGCCTCGTCACCCTGCTGGGACCCGGCGGAGCCGGTAAGACCCGGCTGTCGCAGGAGGCGGCGGAGGCGGCCGCAGCCTCCTGGCCGGACGGGGTGTGGCTGGCCGAACTCGCCCCGGTCGAGGACCCGTCGACCGTGCCCGAAGCGGTGCTGACCGCGGTGGGCGCGCGGCACACCGTGCTGCGCGGCGCGGGCGCCGAGGAGATACGGGCCGCCGACCGGAAGTCGGACGACCCCCTTGCCAGGCTGGTCGAGCACTGCGGCAGACGCCGGCTGCTGCTGCTGCTCGACAACTGCGAGCATCTCATCGAGGCAGCTGCCACCCTCGCAGCGGAACTGCTCGCCCGCTGTCCGGGACTGACCATCCTGGCGACCAGCCGCGAACCCCTGGGAGTGCCCGGCGAACTCGTACGGCCTCTGGAGCCGCTGAACCAGCCGTCCGCGCTGCAACTGTTCGCCGAACGCGGGGCGGCTGCGAGGCCCGGTTTCCGGGTCGAGGACGACCCGGCGGCGGCTGCCGAGATCTGCCGGCGCCTCGACGGGCTGCCGCTGGCCATCGAACTCGCGGCCGCCCGGCTGCGGATGCTCGGGCCGCGGCAGATCGCCGACCGGCTCGACGACCGGTTCCGCCTGCTGACCGGTGGCGCCCGCACCACCTTGCCGCGCCAGCAGACGCTCCGCGCGGTCGTCGACTGGTCCTGGGACCTGCTGGACGAGGGCGAACGTGCGGTGCTGCGCAGGCTGTCCGTCTTCGCGGGCGGCTGCGACCTCCCGGCGACAGAGGCGGTGTGCGGACCTGAGGCACTTGATCTGCTGGGCTCGCTGGTCGACAAGTCCCTGGTGGTGGCCGCCCCTTCGGAGGAGGGGGAGATGCGCTACCGGCTTCTGGAGACCGTCGGTGAGTATGCCGGGGAACGGCTCGACGAGGCAGGCGACCGCGCCGAGGCCGAGCGCCGTCATCTGGTGCACTACCGCGAGCTGGTGAGGTTGGCCGATCTCGAACTGCGCGGTCCCGGGCAGCGGGCCGCCATCGACCGGCTGGTGCGCGAGTACGAGAACCTGCGCACCGCCCTGCGCCATGCCGTCGCCATCGGCGACGAGCAGGAAGTGCTGATCATGATCCACGCGCTCTCCTGGTTCTGGATGATGCGCGACCTGCGCAGCGATTCCAGACACTGGGCCGCGGCGGTCTGCGAGCTCGGCCCCGATCCGTTCGAGCCGCCGGTGCGGCCCGCGCCGCCGGTGTACGAGCGCTGCACCGACGCGCCGCCCCCGATGGCGCCCGATCTGCTCGAAGAGGCCCGCCGCGGAGCCCGGTTGATCGCGCTCGCGTCCGCGGACCTCGACCACACCGACTGGACCTCGCCGGAGACCCTGGAACGGCTGCGCCGAATCGCCGCGGTCTACCGTCCGGGGCTGCCCCAGACCTGCCGTACGCCGGGCTCGCTGTGGTTCTTCGCCGTGATGATCACCGGCGACGAGAGCCGGCTGAAGATCATGCTCGACGCCACGGTGCAGGCCTGCCGGGACTACGGCTACGTCTGGGAGCTGGCCGTCGCCCTGCAACTGCGGGCCAACGTCCTGGCGAACCGCGTCGACTGGGCGGGCGACGCAGCCGTGGACGCCGACGAGGCACTGGACATCTTCACCCGCATCGGCGACGCCTGGGGCGCGGCCGAGGCACTCTCGGCGCGCGGCGAGGCACGCGAACGGCAGGGCGATCTGGCCGGGGCGGCCGACGACTACCGCGTCGCCTTCGGCCACGCCGAGCAGCTCGGCGCGCAGGCACAGGTCATGGTGCTGCGTGCGAGGTACGCCGGTGTGCTGGTGGAGAACGGCCGCGGGGAGGAGGGCGAGGAGATCCTGCGCACGATGCTGGCCGAGCAGAGCGAGCCGGTCGAGGAGGGCTGGCCGGTGGCCCGGCTGCATCTCGCGATGTGGCTGGGCCGCACCGGCCGGACCGCGGAGGCACGCACCCAGCTCGAGCTGCTTCTGGACAAGTTCAACAACGGCCCGCTCGCGATGTTCCAGGGCTTCGTGCTGGGCCTGACAGCCTGGCTGGACAACGAGGAAGCCCGCTACGGCGAGGCATTCGGCAGGGCGCGGCAGGCGCTGGCGCACACCAGCGACCCGTTGTCGCGGATGGTCGCTCCGCATATGGAGGCCGTTCATCTGATGGTGATGGCCTGGGCACTGGCAGGGCCGGGTGACACCGGCGCGGCCCGCGACGCGGCCCGGCTGCTCGCGGTGGCCGAAGCGACGCTGCCCGGCCGGCACTACCTGACGTCGATCGAGCGCAGATGCCGGGACGAGGCGCGTGCCACCTCCGTTGCCGTGCTGGGCGACGAGGCGTTCGACGCGGCATACGCCGAGGGCGGCGGCCTCACTGTGGAGGAGGCCACCGCCCTGGTGGAGCGACGCGATCGATGA
- the npdG gene encoding NADPH-dependent F420 reductase: MTSTDSAQKPAPKDPWDLPDVSGLVVGVLGGTGDQGRGLAYRLARAGQKVIIGSRAAERARTAADELGHGVEGAENAECARRSDVVIVAVPWDGHAKTLESLREELSGKLVVDCVNPLGFDKKGAYALKPEEGSAAEQAAALLPQARVAAAFHHLSAVLLQNPEIEQIDTDVMVLGEERADVEIVQALAGRIPGMRGVFAGRLRNAHQVESLVANLISVNRRYKAHAGLRVTDV, from the coding sequence ATGACTTCCACCGACAGTGCACAGAAGCCCGCGCCCAAGGACCCCTGGGACCTGCCCGATGTGTCCGGCCTGGTCGTCGGCGTCCTCGGCGGGACCGGGGACCAGGGGCGTGGGCTCGCCTACCGGCTGGCCAGGGCCGGCCAGAAGGTGATCATCGGGTCGCGGGCGGCCGAGCGGGCGCGCACCGCAGCCGACGAGCTGGGGCACGGCGTCGAGGGCGCCGAAAACGCCGAGTGCGCGCGCCGCAGTGATGTCGTCATCGTGGCGGTGCCGTGGGACGGGCACGCCAAGACGCTCGAGTCGCTGCGGGAGGAGCTGAGCGGCAAGCTCGTCGTGGACTGCGTCAATCCGCTGGGCTTCGACAAGAAGGGCGCCTACGCACTGAAGCCCGAGGAGGGCAGCGCCGCCGAACAGGCCGCCGCCCTGCTCCCGCAGGCGCGGGTCGCCGCCGCGTTCCACCATCTGTCGGCCGTGCTGCTCCAGAACCCGGAGATCGAGCAGATCGACACCGACGTGATGGTGCTCGGCGAGGAACGTGCCGACGTCGAGATCGTGCAGGCGCTGGCCGGGCGGATCCCAGGAATGCGCGGGGTCTTCGCCGGACGGCTGCGCAACGCCCACCAGGTCGAGTCGCTGGTGGCCAACCTGATCTCCGTGAACCGCCGCTACAAGGCACATGCGGGGCTGCGCGTCACCGACGTGTGA
- the panB gene encoding 3-methyl-2-oxobutanoate hydroxymethyltransferase, with protein MSHALNPEGPSTPGSSPAGPAGPSAAKSADGSKALYGGKSARRITVHDIAGAKERGEKWPMLTAYDAMTASVFDEAGIPVMLVGDSMGNCHLGYDTTVPVTLDEMTMLSAAVVRGTSRALIVADLPFGSYQEGPVQALRSAMRLVKDAGVGAVKLEGGERSHQQIDLLVQSGIPVMGHIGLTPQSVNSMGYRVQGRGEEAAQQLLRDAKSVQDAGAFAVVLELVPAELAAEVTRILHIPTVGIGAGPECDAQVLVYTDMVGLTGGKVPRFTKQYADLRRTLGDAAKEFADEVVGGTFPAEAHTFH; from the coding sequence ATGTCGCACGCATTGAACCCCGAGGGCCCGTCCACTCCGGGATCCTCCCCCGCGGGCCCGGCCGGCCCTTCCGCGGCGAAGTCCGCTGACGGCAGCAAGGCGCTGTACGGCGGCAAGAGCGCCCGGCGCATCACCGTGCACGACATCGCGGGCGCCAAGGAGCGCGGTGAGAAGTGGCCCATGCTGACCGCGTACGACGCGATGACCGCATCCGTCTTCGACGAGGCCGGCATCCCGGTGATGCTGGTCGGCGACTCGATGGGCAACTGTCACCTGGGCTACGACACCACCGTCCCGGTCACCCTCGACGAGATGACCATGCTCTCGGCGGCCGTCGTACGCGGCACCTCACGTGCCCTGATCGTCGCCGACCTGCCCTTCGGCAGCTACCAGGAAGGTCCTGTCCAGGCGCTGCGCAGTGCGATGCGCCTGGTCAAGGACGCGGGTGTCGGCGCGGTGAAGCTGGAGGGCGGCGAGCGTTCGCACCAGCAGATCGATCTGCTGGTGCAGTCCGGCATCCCGGTCATGGGACACATCGGCCTGACCCCGCAGTCCGTGAACTCGATGGGTTACCGCGTCCAGGGCCGTGGCGAGGAAGCCGCGCAGCAGCTGCTGCGCGACGCGAAGTCGGTGCAGGACGCGGGCGCGTTCGCGGTGGTGCTGGAACTCGTACCAGCCGAGCTGGCCGCCGAGGTCACCCGCATCCTGCACATCCCGACGGTCGGTATCGGTGCCGGGCCCGAGTGCGATGCCCAGGTGCTCGTCTACACCGACATGGTCGGTCTCACCGGCGGCAAGGTGCCGCGCTTCACCAAGCAGTACGCGGACCTCCGCAGGACGCTCGGTGACGCGGCGAAGGAGTTCGCCGACGAGGTGGTCGGCGGGACGTTCCCCGCCGAAGCGCACACCTTCCACTGA
- a CDS encoding ABC transporter permease, with the protein MSTATIEKPAPVSTAQPASEGRIGLRANLRHIGALARRNALQIKQDPESMFDVLLMPIIFTLLFVFVFGGAIAGKGNQTEYVDYVVPGLMAMMGMNIAMGVGTGVNDDFKKGVMDRFRSMPIARSSVLIAKIVVEIGRMIVAVTILLTMGFILGLTIHTSVLSLFAAIGLSLVFGASLMWIFILLGLTMKTAQAVQGVAMLVLMPLQFGSSIFAPPSTMPGWLQSFTDYNPLSNLADAARHLMNGGPVAHSVLMTLGWSVAITAVTAPLAIRKFRKKT; encoded by the coding sequence ATGAGTACGGCAACGATCGAGAAGCCGGCGCCCGTCAGCACGGCGCAGCCCGCCTCCGAGGGCCGGATCGGCCTGCGGGCCAATCTGCGTCACATCGGGGCCCTGGCCCGCCGCAACGCCCTGCAGATCAAGCAGGACCCCGAGTCGATGTTCGACGTCCTGCTGATGCCGATCATCTTCACCCTGCTGTTCGTGTTCGTCTTCGGCGGTGCGATCGCGGGCAAGGGCAACCAGACGGAGTACGTCGACTACGTCGTGCCCGGCCTGATGGCGATGATGGGCATGAACATCGCCATGGGAGTCGGCACCGGAGTCAACGACGACTTCAAGAAGGGGGTGATGGACCGCTTCCGCAGTATGCCGATCGCCCGGTCCTCGGTCCTCATCGCGAAGATCGTGGTGGAGATCGGCCGGATGATCGTCGCCGTCACGATTCTGCTGACCATGGGCTTCATCCTGGGTCTGACCATCCACACCTCGGTGCTCTCGCTGTTCGCGGCCATCGGCCTCTCGCTGGTGTTCGGCGCCTCACTGATGTGGATCTTCATCCTGCTCGGACTGACCATGAAGACGGCGCAGGCCGTTCAGGGGGTCGCCATGCTGGTTCTGATGCCGCTGCAGTTCGGATCGTCGATCTTCGCACCGCCCAGCACGATGCCGGGCTGGCTGCAGTCCTTCACCGACTACAACCCGCTTTCCAACCTCGCGGACGCGGCACGCCACCTGATGAACGGCGGCCCGGTAGCCCACTCGGTGCTGATGACGCTCGGCTGGTCCGTGGCGATCACCGCGGTCACCGCTCCGCTGGCGATCCGCAAGTTCCGCAAGAAGACCTGA
- a CDS encoding ATP-binding cassette domain-containing protein, with product MVGMTRFDKNPSAGGHAVEVRGLVKHYGETKALDGVDLDVREGTVLGVLGPNGAGKTTLVRVLSTLLQPDAGTAVVAGYNVLTQPRQLRRVIGLTGQYASVDEKLSGWENLYMIGRLLDLSRKDARLRSDELLERFSLTDAARKPAMNYSGGMRRRLDLAASMIGNPSVLYLDEPTTGLDPRTRNEVWDEVQRMVAEGATVLITTQYMEEAEQLADELTVIDKGKVIANGKVNELKAKVGGRTLQIQPSDASQLPAMARALSEAGLDGVAGSQAVPDEGLLNVPILSDEQLTAVVGLLAARGFGIASIGTHLPSLDEVFLAITGQKPVESRSGTQNDTQDETSDRNQEATV from the coding sequence ATGGTCGGCATGACGCGATTCGACAAGAACCCAAGTGCCGGCGGACACGCCGTGGAAGTGCGGGGGCTGGTCAAGCACTACGGCGAGACCAAGGCTCTGGACGGCGTGGACCTCGATGTCCGCGAGGGCACCGTGCTCGGTGTGCTCGGCCCCAACGGCGCTGGCAAGACCACTCTCGTACGTGTGCTGTCCACCCTGCTCCAGCCCGACGCGGGTACGGCCGTGGTGGCCGGGTACAACGTACTGACCCAGCCCAGGCAGCTGCGCCGGGTCATCGGCCTCACCGGCCAGTACGCCTCGGTCGACGAGAAGCTCTCCGGCTGGGAGAACCTCTACATGATCGGCCGGCTGCTCGACCTGTCCCGCAAGGACGCCAGGCTCCGCTCGGACGAGCTCCTCGAACGGTTCTCGCTGACCGACGCGGCCAGGAAGCCGGCGATGAACTACTCCGGCGGTATGCGGCGCAGGCTCGACCTCGCCGCCTCCATGATCGGCAATCCGTCGGTGCTCTATCTGGACGAGCCGACGACCGGGCTCGACCCCCGTACCCGTAACGAGGTCTGGGACGAGGTGCAGCGGATGGTCGCGGAGGGGGCGACCGTGCTCATCACCACCCAGTACATGGAGGAGGCCGAGCAGCTCGCGGATGAGCTGACGGTCATCGACAAGGGCAAGGTCATCGCCAACGGCAAGGTGAACGAGCTCAAGGCGAAGGTCGGCGGGCGCACCCTGCAGATCCAGCCGAGCGACGCGTCCCAGCTGCCCGCGATGGCACGCGCCCTGAGCGAGGCCGGGCTCGACGGGGTGGCCGGATCGCAGGCCGTCCCCGACGAGGGTCTGCTCAACGTGCCGATCCTCAGCGACGAGCAACTGACCGCTGTGGTCGGCCTGCTGGCCGCGCGCGGCTTCGGTATCGCCTCCATCGGCACCCACCTGCCCAGTCTCGACGAGGTGTTCCTGGCGATCACCGGCCAGAAGCCGGTCGAGTCCCGGAGCGGGACGCAGAACGACACGCAGGACGAGACCAGCGACCGGAATCAGGAGGCCACGGTATGA
- a CDS encoding site-2 protease family protein, which yields MTTATTRNSDRRISPVFLGIVAVMAVTGWAVWAGFTPFPEFTLRARQYALSPGLAVFLFVTSAWVVSLCLHEYAHARSALHSGDISIGAKGYLTLNPLKYTHALLSIVLPVIFVILGGIGLPGGAVFIERSRIRGRWRHSLISAAGPLTNVLFAVVCTAPFWLHALDGVPPAFRSALGFLALLQLTAAILNFLPVPGLDGYGVIEPWLSHEIRRQVEPFAQIGLLVVFGLLWIPAVNHVFFDVVDAILRALGVSDLDTYCGQAFYRFWQGKPDGLFCPSGG from the coding sequence ATGACCACCGCCACCACCCGCAACAGCGACCGGCGGATCAGCCCGGTCTTCCTCGGGATCGTCGCCGTGATGGCGGTCACCGGCTGGGCGGTGTGGGCCGGTTTCACACCGTTTCCCGAGTTCACACTCCGGGCGAGGCAGTACGCGCTGTCCCCGGGGCTCGCGGTGTTTCTCTTCGTGACATCGGCGTGGGTGGTCTCGCTCTGTCTGCACGAGTACGCACACGCCCGCAGCGCCCTGCACAGCGGCGACATCTCGATCGGGGCGAAGGGCTATCTGACCCTCAACCCGCTCAAGTACACGCATGCCCTGCTGTCCATCGTGCTGCCGGTCATCTTCGTGATCCTCGGCGGCATCGGCCTGCCCGGCGGTGCGGTCTTCATCGAGCGGAGCCGGATCCGGGGCCGTTGGCGGCACAGTCTGATCTCCGCCGCGGGTCCGCTGACCAACGTGCTGTTCGCGGTCGTCTGCACGGCACCGTTCTGGCTGCACGCACTGGACGGGGTGCCGCCGGCATTCCGATCCGCGCTCGGTTTTCTGGCACTGCTCCAGCTGACGGCGGCGATCCTGAACTTCCTGCCGGTTCCCGGTCTGGACGGGTACGGCGTGATCGAGCCGTGGCTCTCGCACGAGATCCGCCGCCAGGTGGAGCCCTTCGCCCAGATCGGGCTGCTGGTCGTCTTCGGGCTGCTGTGGATCCCCGCGGTGAACCATGTCTTCTTCGACGTGGTCGACGCGATTCTGCGCGCCCTGGGGGTCAGCGATCTGGACACCTACTGCGGTCAGGCGTTCTACCGCTTCTGGCAGGGCAAGCCGGACGGTCTGTTCTGCCCGTCCGGCGGCTGA
- a CDS encoding MFS transporter, whose translation MTNPTGAPAAPRISDTVHRRRWAILGALMLSLLIVVLDNSILNVAVKTISSPAPEGLGATQSQLEWAINAYTLVFAGLLFTAGLLGDRIGRKKVLLFGLAVFGVGSVLAAVSSSPAQLIAFRALMGLGGAFVMPATLAVLMNVFEREEQPKAIGIWAGGVGLAIAIGPITGGLLLEHFWWGSVFLVNVPVVIVALIAMVILVPDSRDPDPGHIDPVGVSLSVVGLVLLVYGIIRGGQLADFTAPSVLLTVLGGIAVLITFVVYERRSDHPAIDVTHFKNPAFSAAVAAIALVFFALMGVTFFSAFYMQSVRGYTALQSGLLLLPLAAAQMIFSPRARLVVERFGARAVCTAGMVLVAAGLGCFALFGADTPVWILEVVFFVMGAGMAHIMPPVTVSIMQALPREKAGSGSAINNTFRQVGGALGVAVLGSVLSAAYRNGMEGHLGAVPPGAREAAGESIEATLGIAGKLGPAGRALAGQADTAFLHAMHLTAAASAAVALLGAVVVVLFLPGRPQAARTRAEPTEAVSASATISED comes from the coding sequence ATGACCAATCCGACGGGGGCACCCGCAGCGCCCCGCATATCAGACACCGTGCATCGCCGCCGCTGGGCCATTCTCGGCGCTCTGATGCTGAGCCTGCTGATCGTGGTGCTCGACAACTCCATCCTGAACGTGGCGGTCAAGACGATCTCCAGCCCCGCGCCCGAGGGCCTGGGCGCCACCCAGAGCCAGCTGGAATGGGCGATCAACGCCTACACGCTGGTATTCGCCGGGCTGCTGTTCACCGCAGGACTTCTCGGCGACCGCATCGGCCGCAAGAAGGTCCTGCTGTTCGGCCTCGCCGTGTTCGGTGTCGGCTCGGTGCTCGCCGCCGTCTCGTCCTCGCCCGCGCAGCTCATCGCCTTCCGCGCCCTGATGGGCCTCGGCGGCGCATTCGTGATGCCCGCCACGCTCGCGGTGCTGATGAACGTCTTCGAGCGCGAGGAGCAGCCCAAGGCCATCGGCATCTGGGCCGGGGGAGTGGGCCTCGCCATCGCTATCGGCCCGATCACCGGCGGACTGCTGCTCGAGCACTTCTGGTGGGGCTCGGTCTTCCTGGTCAACGTCCCCGTGGTGATCGTCGCACTCATCGCGATGGTGATCCTGGTCCCCGACTCCAGGGATCCAGACCCCGGACACATCGACCCGGTGGGTGTGAGCCTCTCCGTCGTGGGTCTGGTGCTGCTGGTGTACGGCATCATCCGCGGCGGCCAGCTTGCCGACTTCACCGCGCCCTCCGTGCTGCTGACGGTGCTCGGCGGCATCGCCGTACTGATCACGTTCGTGGTGTACGAGAGGCGCAGCGATCACCCGGCCATCGATGTCACCCACTTCAAGAACCCGGCGTTCTCCGCGGCCGTGGCGGCCATCGCGCTGGTCTTCTTCGCGCTGATGGGCGTCACTTTCTTCTCCGCCTTCTACATGCAGAGTGTCCGCGGATACACCGCACTGCAGTCGGGTCTGCTGCTGCTGCCTCTCGCCGCGGCCCAGATGATCTTCTCGCCGCGGGCCAGGCTGGTGGTGGAGCGGTTCGGAGCGCGGGCCGTCTGCACGGCCGGGATGGTGCTGGTGGCCGCGGGCCTCGGCTGCTTCGCCCTCTTCGGAGCCGACACCCCGGTATGGATCCTGGAGGTGGTGTTCTTCGTGATGGGCGCCGGGATGGCGCACATCATGCCTCCGGTCACGGTCTCCATCATGCAGGCGCTGCCCCGGGAGAAGGCCGGTTCCGGCTCGGCGATCAACAACACCTTCCGGCAGGTGGGCGGCGCGCTGGGAGTGGCCGTTCTCGGTTCGGTGCTCTCCGCCGCCTACCGCAACGGCATGGAGGGTCACCTCGGCGCGGTGCCGCCCGGTGCCCGCGAAGCGGCGGGGGAGTCCATCGAGGCCACCCTGGGCATCGCGGGGAAGCTCGGCCCGGCGGGCAGGGCGCTGGCGGGGCAGGCGGACACGGCCTTCCTGCACGCCATGCACCTGACGGCCGCCGCGTCGGCCGCCGTTGCCCTGCTCGGCGCTGTCGTGGTGGTGCTCTTCCTGCCGGGCAGGCCGCAGGCCGCGCGTACCCGTGCGGAGCCGACCGAGGCTGTATCCGCTTCGGCGACAATCAGCGAGGACTGA